The Mucilaginibacter mallensis genome has a segment encoding these proteins:
- a CDS encoding HEPN domain-containing protein, translating to MKSVICIVPITGFDPSQTNVHIIYEQFHLLTDKNLAYNKESILRRLVDQTFADQMGITSVTELLNSSLWCLELPISENDEMPNLLDFGALMCDVINQLNTSLWFIRDNNVNIKACYIRINDTEKTNQSNCTVLRPALLSNTVNRQINDITFTTEEWSRAADIAMKINELMKHNSENPSPENHLDLPEANYNANLFIGNAGHFDYHQTNRIERAFKFIHSARTTMDTLLKIALYINAYECLFTTDSNEISHKIAERVAYYAATDQEQRRKTYKLMKEAYTVRSNYFHGKASDKKQTLAKLIDLLERLDTLTRQVLTKAIIQDAEIFLAKDIEPYFTGLLFS from the coding sequence ATGAAATCCGTTATCTGTATTGTTCCCATCACCGGCTTTGACCCGTCGCAAACCAACGTTCATATAATTTACGAACAATTCCACCTGCTCACCGATAAGAACCTCGCCTATAATAAAGAGAGCATCCTACGCCGTCTCGTTGATCAAACCTTTGCAGATCAAATGGGTATAACCTCCGTTACAGAACTGCTAAACAGCAGTCTTTGGTGCCTTGAACTACCAATAAGCGAAAACGACGAAATGCCTAATCTACTGGACTTCGGTGCACTAATGTGTGACGTAATCAACCAGTTGAATACCTCTCTTTGGTTCATCCGGGACAATAATGTCAATATTAAGGCATGCTACATTCGTATTAACGATACCGAAAAAACAAATCAAAGCAACTGCACGGTTCTCCGGCCTGCTCTCTTAAGCAACACTGTAAACCGACAGATAAACGACATTACCTTTACCACCGAAGAATGGTCTCGAGCTGCGGATATAGCCATGAAGATAAACGAGTTGATGAAGCACAACAGCGAAAATCCTTCGCCGGAAAATCATCTCGACCTACCCGAAGCCAATTATAATGCCAACCTATTTATCGGCAATGCCGGACACTTTGACTACCACCAAACCAACCGAATCGAGCGTGCTTTCAAGTTCATTCACTCAGCCCGAACCACCATGGACACGCTTTTGAAGATCGCGCTTTACATCAATGCCTACGAATGCCTGTTCACCACCGACTCCAACGAGATATCTCATAAAATAGCCGAACGGGTCGCCTATTATGCCGCTACTGACCAGGAGCAACGCCGCAAGACTTACAAACTCATGAAAGAAGCTTACACTGTTCGCTCCAACTATTTCCACGGAAAGGCTTCCGATAAAAAGCAAACGCTTGCCAAACTCATCGACCTGCTTGAAAGACTCGACACCCTGACTCGCCAAGTGCTCACCAAAGCCATCATACAGGACGCTGAGATATTCCTCGCTAAAGACATTGAACCCTACTTTACTGGCCTTTTGTTTTCTTAA
- a CDS encoding N-6 DNA methylase: protein MTDFKQLLTAFERFAYGQSLHTAFTELLDWTLLPFKQHTTAEKQSIALETYRKHSKVNQLVPLITLIGELSEGFADPLGELFMQAISSGHNGQFFTPTPICEMISAMSVGETLDDNKTVCDPACGSGRMLLAAAKLNRHALLYGADLDITCCKMALLNMLLNSLQGEIAHMNTLSNKFYVGYKLNIALVNDYHSPYYIEFTEPELSYIWLRPIKQNSNPAFSTPFEPVSASHPINGIQGSLF, encoded by the coding sequence ATGACAGACTTCAAACAACTACTTACTGCTTTTGAACGCTTTGCCTATGGGCAATCTCTACACACTGCATTCACCGAACTACTTGACTGGACATTGTTACCTTTTAAACAACACACCACAGCTGAGAAACAATCAATAGCACTCGAAACCTATCGAAAACATTCCAAAGTCAACCAATTAGTGCCACTCATTACTCTCATTGGGGAGCTCTCAGAGGGCTTTGCAGACCCGCTGGGTGAACTATTTATGCAAGCTATATCAAGTGGCCACAATGGGCAATTTTTCACTCCTACGCCAATATGTGAGATGATTTCAGCTATGAGCGTAGGTGAAACTTTAGATGATAACAAGACCGTATGCGATCCAGCTTGTGGGAGTGGTAGGATGTTACTGGCTGCTGCTAAACTCAACCGGCATGCCCTACTTTATGGTGCAGATTTAGATATAACCTGTTGTAAGATGGCGCTGTTAAATATGTTGCTTAATTCCTTACAAGGTGAGATTGCACACATGAATACGCTGAGCAATAAGTTTTACGTTGGCTACAAGCTGAATATTGCTCTTGTAAACGACTATCATTCACCTTACTACATTGAATTTACCGAGCCGGAATTAAGTTATATATGGCTAAGGCCAATAAAGCAAAACAGTAACCCTGCCTTTAGTACACCGTTTGAACCGGTTAGTGCTTCACATCCAATAAATGGTATTCAAGGCAGTCTCTTTTGA
- a CDS encoding 6-bladed beta-propeller, with protein MTIRSNPVLKPLVFFLMSFLIFSCNHSDELKAKKLKNAEKFFGYQDQTSQVKNLVVNKKHPHVVDLITYQKDSINISTLVDSISYTPLETNDNCLIGDIDKMFYDGRRIIILDKRKAQSVFIFEKTGKFHAKINFLGKGPGKYAGIEDVAVDYRTGNIILLDLSDNKIITYDQDSHFLSEKPVGFYVYELALFPKSSDILLASHSEFNAHFNSVYLYNLLLTDSLVKPYARAFKFNEESGLNFHWWNPINIHSDGSALFYYPRFTDTIYRIEKNSATAEYKIDYGKSSLPPDFFESQTDNRFEQLQGSGRFSFFMGDFVASPDFFFCIASIKGLDTYGFYCIKSGKTKSSTVISLDRPDVPFFNVPKCNYKNEFVSAVSVKGAATEMISTIHDIGKKDKKILGRFSHLRENDNPILLFYTLKNF; from the coding sequence ATGACTATTCGATCAAACCCGGTTTTAAAACCGTTAGTATTTTTTTTAATGTCTTTTTTAATCTTTAGCTGTAACCATTCTGATGAGCTAAAAGCAAAGAAGCTAAAGAATGCAGAAAAATTCTTTGGTTACCAAGACCAAACCAGCCAAGTTAAAAACTTGGTCGTAAACAAAAAACACCCTCATGTGGTTGATCTAATTACCTACCAAAAAGATAGTATTAATATATCAACATTAGTAGATAGTATCAGCTACACTCCTTTGGAAACTAATGATAATTGTTTGATTGGTGATATCGACAAAATGTTTTACGACGGTAGGCGGATAATTATTCTGGATAAAAGAAAAGCACAATCCGTGTTTATCTTTGAAAAAACCGGAAAATTTCATGCCAAAATAAATTTTCTGGGGAAAGGCCCTGGTAAATATGCGGGAATTGAAGACGTTGCAGTTGACTACCGCACAGGAAATATTATTTTATTGGATCTTTCAGATAATAAGATAATCACCTACGACCAGGACAGTCATTTTCTCTCGGAAAAGCCAGTTGGGTTTTACGTTTATGAATTGGCATTATTCCCAAAAAGTTCAGATATATTATTGGCTAGCCATTCCGAATTTAACGCTCATTTTAATAGTGTTTATCTATATAATTTATTACTTACTGACTCTTTGGTTAAACCCTATGCACGCGCTTTTAAGTTTAATGAAGAATCAGGCCTTAATTTTCATTGGTGGAACCCTATCAATATCCATTCAGATGGTTCTGCCCTTTTTTACTACCCTCGCTTTACTGATACTATATACAGAATAGAGAAAAATAGTGCCACTGCTGAATATAAGATCGATTATGGTAAGTCATCCCTTCCCCCCGACTTTTTTGAATCGCAAACTGATAATAGATTCGAGCAGCTACAGGGAAGTGGCAGATTTAGCTTTTTTATGGGAGATTTTGTTGCCAGTCCTGATTTCTTTTTTTGCATAGCCTCTATTAAAGGTTTAGACACCTACGGATTTTATTGTATAAAATCAGGAAAAACCAAATCCTCGACAGTTATTTCTTTGGATCGTCCAGATGTGCCATTTTTTAATGTACCTAAATGTAACTATAAAAACGAGTTTGTATCCGCCGTTTCTGTAAAAGGGGCCGCAACGGAAATGATCTCGACAATTCATGACATTGGTAAAAAAGATAAAAAAATATTGGGTCGCTTTTCGCATCTGAGAGAAAACGATAATCCAATTTTATTATTCTATACACTGAAAAATTTTTAA
- a CDS encoding DUF1573 domain-containing protein: MKFILISLIGVILALNILLLVRNSEIKQRSIDEQATLMNQIDMLESKVLKQTIMTDGFKLSTETKVEDESGKEVPLKTLMDDKNKVILRFSPSDCLSCVNAQIDSIKRLSLSIGSKNILLLVNYNSQNDLKILKKKYALGISIYNLPSERVSSSFETVPGPYFFLLSKDLSSSMVFTPSSTLPKCTSDYLAEIQAVFNKTNSTIGNDIINSICLFKKTDLNIGTIKKGHKAEAVFILKNTGKYPLLLNKVTPSCSCTVAGWQHLPIQPGDTSSIRLQYDSGKVGYFNKDAFVFMNSANSPVRLVISGEIVE, translated from the coding sequence ATGAAATTTATATTAATCTCTTTAATCGGGGTCATATTGGCGCTAAACATTCTGCTTTTGGTCAGGAATTCCGAAATTAAACAAAGATCTATTGATGAACAAGCAACTTTAATGAATCAAATAGATATGCTTGAGTCAAAAGTTTTGAAGCAAACAATAATGACTGATGGATTCAAATTAAGCACTGAAACCAAAGTTGAGGATGAATCCGGTAAAGAAGTGCCCCTAAAAACTTTGATGGATGATAAAAACAAAGTCATACTAAGATTTTCTCCTTCTGATTGCTTAAGTTGTGTTAATGCTCAGATTGACTCCATTAAAAGGCTTTCGTTGAGTATTGGATCGAAAAATATTTTACTACTGGTAAATTACAACTCCCAGAACGATCTTAAAATATTAAAAAAGAAATATGCGTTGGGCATCTCTATTTATAATCTTCCAAGCGAACGTGTTTCCTCTTCATTCGAAACTGTACCAGGACCCTATTTCTTTTTATTAAGTAAAGATTTATCAAGTAGTATGGTTTTTACGCCTTCTTCCACATTACCAAAATGCACAAGCGACTACTTAGCAGAAATTCAAGCTGTTTTCAATAAGACAAATAGTACAATCGGAAACGATATTATTAATTCAATTTGTCTTTTTAAAAAAACAGATTTAAATATTGGCACCATTAAAAAAGGGCATAAGGCCGAGGCTGTTTTTATTTTAAAAAATACTGGAAAATATCCATTGCTATTGAATAAAGTAACGCCGAGTTGTAGCTGCACTGTCGCCGGATGGCAACATCTGCCCATTCAACCAGGCGATACTTCTTCGATCCGTCTACAGTACGATTCAGGAAAGGTTGGCTATTTTAACAAAGATGCATTTGTTTTTATGAATAGTGCCAACAGCCCCGTAAGATTAGTTATCAGCGGTGAAATCGTGGAATAG
- the lepB gene encoding signal peptidase I — MKLKVLRPFQFALLLKYFLIIVALSIICRIFLLEIFFVPTNSMKQTLFPGDIVLVAKWQRISLNDVAVFRDPFDMSKFLIKRCVGYPGQNLRLAENKLIVNGIIQRDDKNLRYKFEIVANPTDLQTFLNKERLKEDQDYEIESLGFDRYSINCNERVANQLKDLKTVKSFGRLKIVERLPVRSFYFEIGNRQWTASDMGPIFLPKKGETIEVNDTTYQRYKDVINAYEDAKISKLNDYFIINHKRVSTYTFKNDYYFFLGDNRQASEDSRIFGPVPDRFITGKSVFLLFNTHDRDRFLKSIL; from the coding sequence ATGAAATTAAAAGTGTTACGCCCTTTCCAATTTGCTTTGCTATTAAAGTATTTTTTAATCATTGTTGCATTAAGTATAATATGTAGAATTTTTCTCTTAGAAATATTCTTTGTTCCTACTAACTCGATGAAACAAACGCTTTTTCCCGGTGATATTGTCTTGGTTGCTAAATGGCAGCGTATTTCTTTAAATGATGTAGCAGTCTTCCGTGATCCTTTCGACATGTCAAAATTTTTAATTAAACGATGCGTAGGATATCCCGGGCAGAATCTACGATTAGCTGAAAATAAATTAATTGTTAATGGCATAATCCAAAGAGACGATAAAAATTTAAGATACAAATTTGAAATTGTGGCAAATCCAACCGATTTGCAAACTTTTCTAAACAAGGAACGATTGAAAGAAGACCAAGATTATGAAATAGAGTCGCTAGGGTTTGATAGGTACAGTATCAACTGTAATGAAAGAGTAGCAAACCAATTAAAGGATCTTAAAACAGTAAAATCTTTTGGCCGATTGAAAATAGTTGAACGATTGCCTGTCCGTTCTTTTTATTTCGAAATTGGAAATAGGCAGTGGACGGCAAGTGATATGGGGCCAATATTTTTGCCGAAAAAAGGTGAGACGATCGAAGTTAATGACACCACTTATCAGCGATATAAAGATGTTATAAACGCCTATGAAGATGCTAAAATCAGTAAATTAAACGATTACTTTATCATCAATCATAAACGCGTTTCAACCTATACATTCAAAAATGATTACTACTTTTTTTTGGGTGACAATCGTCAGGCAAGTGAAGACTCGCGAATTTTTGGTCCTGTACCAGATCGCTTTATAACAGGTAAATCAGTATTTCTTTTGTTTAATACACATGATAGGGATCGTTTCTTAAAATCAATTCTTTAA
- a CDS encoding glycosyltransferase family protein has translation MRLLFIGAVLLYIFTAINSSGYFHPDEHYQIIEFAELKAGNNTRGDLAWEYNAEIRPAIQPTLCYIIFRVCRAIGINDPYCLAMVLRLITAGFSLLTISLFAKFNKKSLPYKYQLTYLLLTYFIWFIPFVNVRYSSESWAGLLFMQAIIVFNSKIRFKYFFMGCVLGFSFLFRFQTALMALGWVSWIFMYHKAERKSLPYSIIGILVIIILGSFIDQWFYGNYVLTFVNYFKINVIQGVASLFGVSPWYYYFTEIVTNSIIPIGFCLLISLVALIILKPQNMLVWIIVPFLIGHILIPHKELRFLFPVINFIPLLVISGFIMINEKFSVSFQNKSVRIGSAVIFCIILFFNGIGLVINLTASSGNGSEKLTQYIDQTFKNRHVNLLYILYTNPYQPFYPLKQGFYQNKNVQSHQIQKLMDIKEQLSKLNINLFVASKADVDVPDLKEKLAELGFKVVKQSIPQWIINIKNCFRYGLTDDTLILYQLPVKNN, from the coding sequence ATGAGATTGCTTTTTATCGGTGCTGTTCTGCTATATATCTTTACTGCGATAAACAGTAGCGGTTATTTTCATCCCGATGAGCATTATCAAATCATAGAATTTGCCGAATTAAAAGCTGGAAATAATACTCGCGGCGACCTGGCTTGGGAATATAACGCTGAAATAAGGCCTGCAATTCAACCGACCCTATGTTATATCATCTTTCGCGTTTGCAGGGCAATAGGAATCAATGACCCCTATTGTTTAGCCATGGTACTTCGCTTGATAACGGCCGGTTTCTCGCTACTAACTATCTCTCTTTTTGCTAAGTTCAATAAAAAATCGCTTCCTTATAAATATCAACTCACCTATCTGCTACTAACTTACTTTATATGGTTCATCCCCTTTGTCAATGTTCGATATTCTTCTGAGTCGTGGGCTGGGCTGCTGTTTATGCAAGCGATCATTGTTTTCAATTCAAAAATTCGATTCAAATACTTTTTTATGGGATGTGTTTTAGGTTTTAGTTTTTTGTTTCGCTTCCAAACAGCGCTAATGGCACTTGGGTGGGTGAGTTGGATATTTATGTACCACAAAGCTGAACGAAAGAGCCTTCCCTATTCAATTATCGGAATCCTAGTAATTATCATTTTGGGATCATTCATAGATCAATGGTTTTATGGAAATTATGTACTAACCTTTGTCAATTATTTTAAAATAAATGTTATTCAGGGTGTCGCTTCTCTCTTCGGTGTCTCACCCTGGTATTATTATTTTACTGAAATAGTAACCAATTCCATAATTCCGATCGGATTTTGCTTGTTAATATCCTTAGTCGCTTTGATAATTTTAAAACCTCAAAATATGCTTGTTTGGATAATAGTGCCATTTTTGATCGGGCATATACTTATTCCCCACAAAGAGTTGCGATTTTTATTTCCAGTAATCAATTTTATTCCGCTCTTAGTAATATCCGGATTTATCATGATTAATGAGAAATTCTCAGTTTCTTTTCAAAACAAATCCGTAAGAATTGGTTCCGCTGTTATATTCTGCATTATATTGTTTTTTAATGGCATTGGTTTAGTGATTAATTTGACAGCTTCTTCAGGTAACGGAAGCGAAAAACTAACGCAATATATTGATCAAACATTTAAAAATAGGCATGTTAATCTATTATACATACTTTATACCAATCCGTATCAGCCCTTCTATCCTTTAAAGCAAGGATTTTATCAAAACAAAAATGTACAGTCTCATCAGATTCAGAAATTGATGGATATAAAGGAACAACTATCAAAATTAAATATTAATCTTTTTGTTGCGAGTAAAGCGGATGTTGATGTACCTGATTTAAAGGAAAAACTGGCAGAGTTAGGCTTCAAAGTTGTAAAGCAAAGCATTCCACAGTGGATCATTAATATTAAGAATTGTTTCAGATATGGCCTTACAGACGATACTTTAATACTATATCAACTACCAGTCAAAAATAATTGA
- a CDS encoding outer membrane beta-barrel protein produces the protein MRNRLILFCLLIFTGFCNAQTKHFVSAKVVDSIDHHPVELATIALIRVRDSSLISYTITDTQGAFILRNVRDDEPLRILITHVGYVALHINLNFTKTLVLDLGRLSLNQKTMDEVTVKGQIVPIIVKKDTIEFDAEAFKVRPNAVVQDLLKKFPGVQVDRDGTITVNGKAVSKVKVDGRDFFANDPKIATQNLDADMISKVQIYDDRENDPDHLLPDYKVEKIINLKFKKKFSKATFGKLTLAVGTQDRYNLDGLYNQSLDNLQVTVISNSNNLGNTQFVGTSLDNFGTSQGINRVTGTGININDNFGKKVKLNLVYNFDNTAINNLQTSNVAQLLNDTTVTHNATNNIHSSNYDHAINGNLQIDLDSASYIKYTPILRFSTGSDSEIGRIATFNNYTPLLSISNNQDNSNNSNIEYQHSIIYYHAYKKKGESLTITNTLNINPSHSKSINNDQLIAYTAGLISDTLNRLANTSNRNSSASLSAGYHYPISKTLTADFLLKGSYLQNGANLLTYNIDPKTGTYDVFLTEQSSMQSREQWTQSGRPQLVYHKKDFSLTVGLVAQFQQIENSFNDNSTRLFQNFAYLLPSASIVFKKFNFDYSEAIQQPSIDQLRPIVLVYNQLNSVEGNPNLRPSHTHNFSINYSGFDVSSNAFINLSAQFSLDNNSIVLQDFINAQGAQLTTYINKNGSFTANINGNFSKSFKQIGDWQIRETTNVNAKTSHNFFETNGQQGFQTTYTFPVKQQFFVSWKDVIEFEPTYVLSPTITHYESVNFPSQHYLQQMISLPLDVIWPKHINWSLNYTHFYNSLEAEGFQRQSNLVSLSFARSIQKKEKGEIRFTCYDLFKQSVSSSHFVSNNTIFDSQNQVVKQYFMLTYTYRFDKTE, from the coding sequence ATGAGGAATCGCCTAATCCTTTTCTGTCTGCTTATTTTCACGGGTTTTTGCAATGCCCAAACCAAACACTTTGTTAGTGCGAAAGTTGTCGATTCTATTGATCACCACCCCGTTGAATTAGCCACTATAGCTCTGATAAGAGTTCGGGACTCTTCGTTAATATCCTACACAATAACCGATACACAAGGTGCATTTATTCTTCGTAACGTTCGAGATGATGAACCATTGCGCATTTTGATCACTCACGTTGGGTATGTGGCTTTACATATTAATCTCAATTTCACTAAAACTCTTGTCCTCGACCTTGGCAGGCTTAGTCTGAATCAGAAAACAATGGATGAGGTAACTGTGAAAGGTCAAATAGTGCCTATCATTGTAAAAAAAGATACGATTGAATTTGACGCAGAAGCTTTCAAGGTTAGGCCGAATGCCGTAGTCCAAGATTTGTTGAAAAAGTTTCCTGGCGTACAGGTTGACCGGGATGGTACGATCACTGTAAATGGCAAAGCCGTTTCTAAAGTAAAAGTTGATGGTCGGGATTTCTTCGCCAATGACCCAAAGATCGCTACCCAAAATCTTGACGCGGATATGATATCTAAAGTACAGATCTACGATGATCGTGAAAACGATCCCGACCACCTTTTGCCTGACTATAAAGTGGAAAAAATCATCAATTTAAAATTCAAGAAAAAATTCAGTAAGGCCACTTTCGGGAAATTAACATTGGCCGTTGGAACTCAGGACCGCTACAACTTGGATGGTTTATATAATCAATCTCTTGATAATCTCCAAGTAACCGTTATTAGTAACAGTAATAACTTAGGCAATACTCAATTCGTTGGGACTTCTCTCGATAATTTCGGAACCAGCCAGGGCATAAACCGGGTGACTGGTACCGGAATAAACATCAACGATAATTTTGGTAAAAAAGTAAAACTAAATTTAGTTTATAATTTTGATAATACAGCGATTAACAATCTGCAAACGAGCAATGTAGCCCAATTGTTAAACGATACCACTGTGACCCATAATGCAACCAATAATATTCATTCAAGCAATTATGATCATGCAATCAACGGCAACCTTCAAATAGACCTAGATAGCGCATCATATATCAAGTATACTCCTATTCTTCGATTTAGCACTGGGAGTGATTCTGAAATAGGTAGAATAGCAACGTTCAATAATTACACGCCTTTGTTAAGTATTAGCAATAATCAGGATAATAGTAACAATAGCAATATCGAATATCAGCATAGCATAATTTATTATCATGCTTATAAAAAAAAGGGGGAGTCTTTAACGATTACCAATACCTTAAATATTAACCCAAGCCATTCGAAGAGTATCAATAACGATCAGCTTATTGCCTACACTGCGGGCTTAATTTCAGATACACTAAACAGATTAGCTAATACCAGTAATCGAAATAGTAGTGCATCTTTGAGCGCTGGCTATCATTATCCTATTTCGAAAACATTAACTGCTGACTTTTTATTGAAAGGGAGCTATCTTCAAAACGGAGCCAATCTGTTAACCTACAATATTGATCCTAAAACAGGAACATATGATGTTTTTTTAACAGAGCAAAGCAGTATGCAGAGTCGGGAGCAATGGACGCAAAGCGGACGTCCACAATTGGTTTATCACAAAAAAGACTTTTCGCTTACGGTTGGCCTTGTTGCGCAATTTCAACAGATCGAAAACAGCTTTAATGATAATTCTACGCGTTTATTTCAGAATTTTGCATATTTATTACCCTCTGCTTCAATTGTTTTCAAGAAGTTTAATTTTGATTATAGCGAAGCGATACAACAGCCATCGATCGATCAGTTACGTCCGATTGTTCTGGTATATAATCAACTGAACAGTGTGGAGGGCAATCCGAACCTGAGGCCATCCCACACGCACAATTTCAGTATAAATTATAGTGGTTTCGATGTGTCCAGTAATGCATTTATCAATCTTTCAGCTCAATTTAGCTTGGATAACAACAGTATTGTGTTGCAGGATTTCATCAATGCTCAAGGCGCACAACTAACGACCTACATCAACAAAAATGGAAGTTTTACGGCCAATATTAATGGCAACTTCTCCAAATCCTTTAAACAAATTGGTGATTGGCAAATACGGGAAACTACAAATGTGAATGCAAAAACAAGTCACAATTTTTTTGAAACAAATGGGCAACAGGGCTTTCAGACTACCTATACTTTTCCGGTCAAACAACAATTTTTTGTCAGTTGGAAAGATGTTATTGAGTTTGAGCCAACATACGTTCTAAGCCCTACTATCACACATTACGAATCTGTAAACTTCCCGAGTCAACATTATTTGCAGCAAATGATCAGTCTACCCCTAGATGTAATCTGGCCTAAGCATATCAATTGGAGTTTGAATTATACCCACTTTTATAATTCGCTCGAAGCCGAAGGATTTCAGCGACAATCGAATCTAGTTAGTCTGTCCTTTGCTCGCTCAATTCAAAAAAAGGAAAAAGGAGAAATCCGCTTTACCTGTTATGACCTTTTTAAACAAAGCGTAAGTTCCAGTCATTTTGTTTCTAATAACACCATATTTGATAGCCAGAATCAAGTTGTAAAGCAATATTTCATGTTGACATATACTTATAGGTTCGATAAAACTGAATAA
- a CDS encoding formylglycine-generating enzyme family protein — translation MSVIVLLVAQSCKDHKHETTDKKVTQTVIIKKTYLTDQSLFPRNAAAFCRPTGIKRSDSALFMNGGGKDFRETISNPSPKTLAIPAGMKYIPGGEFSMGGVDPVGMDGGGHEQMSDARPVHRVRLNPFYMDATVVTNKQFAAFVKATGYVTVAEQKPTHEEFPTVPEENLVAGSLVFTAPKEKVPLNNYLQWWAYVKGADWRHPQGPKSNIIGKDNYPVIQVCWDDAAAYAKWAGKRLPTEAEWEFAARGGLAGKLYAWGNVLKPNGKWMANIFEGSFPNKDAGTDGFVGIAPVKQFPANGYGLYDMAGNVWQWCNDWYSNDYYNTLANNPVTVNPRGPTSPYDPDEPDAKKRVQRGGSFLCTDEYCTRYMVGTRGKGDARSASNHIGFRCVMDVKSVPDTKVAAN, via the coding sequence ATGTCGGTGATAGTTTTACTGGTTGCACAATCATGTAAGGATCATAAGCATGAAACCACTGATAAAAAAGTAACACAAACTGTTATTATAAAGAAGACTTACTTAACTGATCAAAGCCTGTTTCCAAGAAATGCAGCAGCTTTCTGTCGCCCAACTGGTATTAAACGGTCGGATAGCGCCTTGTTTATGAATGGCGGCGGAAAAGATTTCAGGGAAACTATTTCAAATCCATCACCAAAAACACTGGCTATCCCGGCAGGCATGAAATACATACCCGGTGGCGAGTTCAGTATGGGAGGTGTTGATCCGGTTGGAATGGATGGCGGGGGCCATGAACAGATGAGTGATGCGCGGCCTGTTCACAGGGTGAGGCTCAATCCTTTTTATATGGATGCCACCGTGGTTACCAATAAACAATTTGCTGCGTTTGTTAAAGCAACAGGCTATGTAACTGTGGCCGAGCAAAAGCCAACACATGAGGAATTCCCTACTGTGCCTGAGGAAAATTTAGTAGCAGGCTCTCTGGTATTTACCGCGCCGAAAGAAAAAGTTCCTTTAAACAATTATCTTCAGTGGTGGGCATACGTAAAGGGCGCCGACTGGAGACATCCGCAAGGACCGAAAAGCAATATAATTGGTAAAGATAATTACCCCGTTATACAGGTTTGCTGGGATGATGCTGCCGCTTATGCAAAATGGGCCGGCAAGCGTTTACCAACCGAGGCCGAATGGGAGTTTGCCGCGAGAGGTGGACTAGCCGGTAAGCTATATGCCTGGGGAAATGTGTTAAAACCTAATGGCAAATGGATGGCCAATATTTTCGAAGGTTCATTCCCTAATAAAGATGCGGGAACGGATGGCTTTGTTGGCATTGCCCCTGTAAAACAATTCCCGGCAAATGGTTATGGCTTGTATGATATGGCCGGTAATGTTTGGCAGTGGTGTAATGATTGGTACAGCAATGATTATTATAATACCCTGGCAAATAACCCGGTAACGGTTAACCCCCGGGGGCCAACCAGCCCCTATGATCCGGACGAACCTGATGCTAAAAAAAGGGTACAAAGAGGCGGCTCATTTTTATGTACCGATGAATATTGCACACGCTATATGGTTGGCACCCGGGGCAAAGGCGATGCCCGATCTGCATCAAATCACATTGGTTTTCGTTGTGTGATGGATGTAAAATCCGTACCCGATACCAAAGTGGCTGCTAATTGA